DNA sequence from the Coffea eugenioides isolate CCC68of chromosome 9, Ceug_1.0, whole genome shotgun sequence genome:
AGACGAGCAAAATCGAAAATTGGGTTACCTTACACCAAAGCTTTGGTCGCAACGGATTTTTCGGATTCAATATTCCAGCTGAATCACATGCTTTTGGTCGGGTGTGAATCACAATGGAAATCATACACTTTCCACAACCCAAATCCTAGGCTATATCTTTTAGTTCTTCTATTTTTCTAGAGAAAGAGAAAACTGAAAAAAGGACTCGAAAGCTCTCTGTTTTTCTTGCTTCTTCTTTCGATTCTTATATAGACATTTTTTTTGTCGGTCTCTGTTCCCTTTCTTTCCCATTTTTTTTGTTCCTATTTTTTTTGTCGGTCTCTATTTCTCGGTGGGGCAGTGGAAAAGGCTGTCTTTTTactccttttcctttctttttgttttgtttctacTTTCAGGTAGAAACCGGGTTGGACAACCCATCATGGGCGTCCACCTATTTTTCCCACAGTCCATGAAGGCATTTGCAATATTCAGTCGTTCAAACAAATTCACTTGACAAAGGAATGGCTACTCAAGCAACTAGTAGGAGGGCTTTAACATCTCTATATGGAAACATTCTTAAcacaatttcttcttcttttttgtgcAGGCTTATCTTAGGGTTCTTTCAGACGCTAACTTCCTAAACCCATTTCTTGAAAATATCCACAAGGGATAATCTTCCAAGTTGGGATGTTCAAAACATATTGGTAAATGGATTCGCACATAGATAGTTATCAGATTTTGAATAGTATATAGGTCGTATAGATTTTTCAAAGTAGACCCTTTGTTAGCTTTCTAGGGAAGAGCAAAGATCGTAATTAACTAAAAGTTTATCCCAATTCTTTTCATATTCAGCGTAATCTTGCACTCGTGGCTTCAATATTTAAATCTGTCTCCGTTAATTTCCTCCCCCCTCTctatcctctctctctcttattgcATCTGCCGGTGGTTGGCTTAAATTAGTCTTTCCAGTTTATCTATACACATCTACTATATGAGGAAGATATACCTAGCATAATGAATGCTGGTgcaataaaagataaaataacaAGTTGTGCGAACAATTAGTGGCATTTTAAGTATGGAAGATGCTACTCTACACGACATACAACTCTAAACTATAAAAAAGAAAGTGCAAGATGATTCACTTCtttgattgttggcattttcgCATTGTATTTATCGTTTTATGCATGTCAGCAATTTTAGTCGCTTTTTATGCATCATTTTGGATTAaaggaaagggaagaaaaggaaagaagataACTCTAGtcgaaaggaaaaagaatgagattagAGAAAAGCGGATTTCATCAACCTTGTTTCGAttaaatatgaaagaaaaagaaaaaatattaaaaatattactTGCAccaagaaaggaaaggaaaggaaactggtacgttttagttatttttttatctGTTTAAAAATCTAATTTATAAATCGATAGGTTCGTTAAgacatttttaaattttcagtTATTTTGGTTCCTTTCTGTTTTAGACCACATCTGGACGAAAGCAATATGATAAAAAATAACTAGATCTTACCCTTCATTTTCCTCCTAAAATATTGGTATAAACATAATAATACCTTGTCCCTCCATTTTCTTTCCCTCCTATTCTctcaaaacaaacaaacagaGCCTTAAGTATGTAGTTGTAAAGGcttggttatatatatatatatatatatatatattagttacGTATTGAggaattataaaaaataaacatgaaaccAATAagtagataaaaaaaatttaggtcATGTATGTCTACCTCTCTACTCAAATTGGAGGCTTGAGAATATACATCTAACctcattttttcaattttatctttaATTGTTTTACCAAAATAGATAGCTGCACCGCGTTGTGTTCAACAGACTAACATCTCATACGATTACTTAATGATATGCAATGAGCTTCACAATAGATGCTGATTTTCTTGATACTAACAACATTTTCATTGGTAAAGCACAAAATAAAACACAATAATAATCCAACAATAATGTACATTATCTCAATCAATTAGGTTAAAGTTTGCAAATTACGACccaattttgtatttttttttttgttgattaaAAGATGACTCAACTATTCCCACAATTTAAGAAGAGTAAATGCACAAGAGGATTAACTATgctatacttttttttttaaatttcaataaCTTCTTTTTTGGCAAGCGTTTGCACTTATGATATCTTATTTATAATTTCTCACACCTTACCACATAATCTAGAATCTCAATAACCTATTGAACTTTGACATTCCATTTCagtcttttttattttaattagatAGCCCGTTACAAAATATTTTATACTCTATTAAACACCTCGGTAATTTATGTGAAATTATCACCGTAAAATTTTCTTAGAAGAAGATATGAAAATAATGTCCAAAACTTCGGTAGATTCGGTTTTTAAAGATCCAATGATCCAAATTATACCATATCACTTGAGTGAGATAGTGTGATATAATTTGAAccattgaatttttgaaaatcaaGTCTACTCAAGTGTTTGAATAATACCCAGTTAACGGCAGACCGAAACGAGCAGAAAAAACGAACATCGGGTTAATACACTACTGATTTTCCAACTTCTGACCCGGTTCAGGACTCAGCCCACCATTTTCCCCTAAGCCTACCCGCAGCCAAACATGGGTTCCTTATAGTGCCTGGATTCATCAACTACTACACTAGTAAAGCTGCTGCTCCTAGTCGGGTAATTTTTCTATCTTTGAACATTTtaattttcatggtgaaatggGTTTTTTCTACTCTGTTTGATGTAGGAAGTCAATAATCCTGTAAGGTGTTGATTAATTCTCTGTCTATGCTGCTATAATTGAATTGCATGAGCAAAATCAGAACCTTCCTGTATTTATTCTAATCCTGATTTCATAgctcaaaatttcagttttccTGCAGTTTTGCAAACTGTGGGTGTCTTTCTTTTTGACGAGTGCATTTTCTGGATGTAAATCCAGGAAACTTGCTATTACTGACTTTGGACTTAAATTCTGGAACTGGGATTATTTTGGGTTGAAACTTCTCAATTGCAGTCTTTATGAACTTTCATTCCTGGATTTGGCAAAATTTCTCCATTACCTGTATTTCCTTTCTCTTGGATTACTGTTTAAATAGCTTATGTTTTAATATTTACACCTCTGTTTTTCATTCATCTGTTGATTACTCGTTgccttccatttttttttttgttgtgatTGCATTGGTCCAACATTTGTCCCCATCTGATTCATAATTTTGGGCATGATATTCAGGGTATCAAGAAGCATATAAGCGTATTTTCAGCTGAGCCATCTGTCTCAGTATTTGGCTTCACTCTGTTCTTGGACTACTAACTTAATCTTAATAGGCGCCCAAACTTCTGACCTCACTGCGATTGTCAGCTCTGACAAGTTGGAGACCTTTAAAAAATGAGCAGCTTCTATTAATGGACTTCTTCGTCTCAAGCTTGGGAAACTTGGATTCCAGTggtcacaaatgaaccaaatttCTAAACCGGGAAAGTCTAGATTACCCTATCCTCAAGCAATTTTTAGATCCAAACATTTTGaaccaaaatcacaaaattattcatcatCTCTGCAAAGGGTACCAGACATTAATAAAAACAAACCCATCTCGAACCCATTTTACAATCTTCTCCCTGAAACTCAAAATCCTAACAACATAGTCAGTCTTGTGTGCTCTAGTCTGAAGCTAAAAGATGATGCTCATTTGTCCTTGTCCCTTCTCCATAAGACCATGCAAGAGCAAGGGCATTTAAGTCATCTGGGGACACAAGAAATTTCGAGGATTCTATTAAGATGTCAATCCGATTCATCAACTGCTCTGACTTTCTTCCGCTGGGTAAAATTTGATTTGGGTCTCAAGTTAAACTCTGAAAATTGTTGCATTGTAGTTCATATATTGGTATGGTCTAGAAAGTTTTCACAAGCTATGAAAATTTTATGTGAACTTGTGAAATTAGACAAGAATGTTTCAGAAAGATTGGATGTATTTAAGACTTTACTCTTGTGCACAGATGATTGTAACTGGGACCCTGTTGTGTTTGATATGCTAATTAAGGCTTATCTCAGAATGGGTATGGTCAAAGAAAGTTTTAGAGTTTTTAGGAAGATGGTTAAGCTTAATTTTGTTCTGAGTATTGTGACAATCAATTGTCTTTTGAATGGGCTTTCAAAGATGAATTATGGTGATAAATGCTGGGAAATATATGGTATGCTGGGAAGAATTGGGCTACATCCAAATACTTGTACCTTTAATATACTCATTCATGTTGTGTGTAAGGAAGGGGATGTGAATAAGGTGAATAAATTCTTGGAGAAGATGGAAGAGGAAGGATTTGATCCTGATAGAGTGACTTACAATATGCTGATGGATAGCTACTCTAAGAAAGGGAGGTTGAAAGATGCGATTTACTTGTATCATATTATGTTTAGGAGAGGAGTTGTGCCTGATCTACTTACTTACACTGCACTGATAAATGGCTTCTGTAAAGGAGGTAATGTCAGTGTTGCTCATCAGCTCTTCTCAACAATGATACATAGGGGTTTAAAACCAGATCTTAGGGCCTTTAATACTCTTCTCGTTGGTTACTGCAAAGAGGGGATGATGCAAGAGGCGAGGTCCTTGCTGCATGACATGATTGGAGATGGGATTCACCCTGATGAGTTCAGTAGCAGGATGCTTGTGGAAGGTTACCACAAACAGGGTTCCTTGATTTCAGCTTTAAATTTGGTTGTGGAGCTTCAGAGATTTGGAATCTTAGTACCTCAAGATGTATATGATTACTTAGGAATTGCTCTGTGTAGGGAAAATCGACCTTTTGCTGCTAAGAGTCTTCTGGAACGAATAGCTCGTCCCAGCTATGAGCCTAATCCAGAGATCTTATGTAACTTGGTTAGTTCTTTTTGCCGATGCAACTCTTTGGAGGAGGCATTAGATTTAAAAGCTCAGATGGTATCCAAGAATATGAGGCTGGACTTAGTATCCTATAAAGCTATTATATGTTGTTTGTGTAAATTAAGTAGATGCAAGGAGGCTGAAAACTTGATTAAGGAAATGGCTGAATCTGGTGTATGGCCGGATATTGAAATTTGCAGAGCTTTGATAAAGAGATTGTGCCAAAAAAGCAATTTTAGTGAGGCAGAATATCTCCTGAGATTCTTCGCTGAGGAATTCCAGGTTTTTGACACAGGGTGTTACAATGAACTTATAAGAATTCTCTGTGAGAAAGGCGATATGGTTAAATTGATGGAGTTTCAAGATAGCATGATAAAAATGGGGTTTGTGCCAAATGGCCGAACATGCAAGTACATGATTGATGGATTGCAGAGAGTCATGGGGATGCAGAAAGGCAGTGTATCAAATGGGACTAGTTGGTGagttatttaagttattcttatTTTGGTGCTTCCCTATGTTTTCCAGAACAAATATCAGTCTTACCAAAATACTTTTCTGGATAAAATAAGTACATTTGGATTGCCTTATCCTTAGTCTTTCCCaggtactcttttttttttcttttttttaagattctctctctcttcctctatTTATTTGAATGTCTTTTGAGTCTAAAGATGTAAAACATACATCATTCATCATTGAGAAAAATCTTTCAGTAATACACAGAGATTTCTTCTTTGCCTTATTACAGGCATTGCATATTGATGCTTCAAAATCCAGTAGAATTTTCATGGTCCACTAATGTAAATTAACAATATTCAGTTGTTTCATCCTAATTAAGGGGAGGGTATGAGTAGTATTTAAATTGGATacccttttctcttgttttctgaGACCTTATATCTCTACTGTATTTACATCTTCAACCTGGGCTTTAATAATTGAGATGAGTTTACAACTTAATCAAATCAGTTAAAGCATAATTTTAGTAATTTCTGAGAATTGCTAAAGGAATGGAGTGGATGAAGGAGTAAAGCCACCATACAGGTCCTCTCTGCACTAAACGCTTGAATGTCAGTATTACTATACATTTCATGTTGCTTGTTaatttctcttgtatttatGTTGGGACATAATTTATCTCTCTTGGGTTTTTATCATTGATGCCAGTACTCAAGCAGCAAACATGGCTGAGTAACAACAGGCCGGCTGTCAATCGGGTTCAGAGTACAGCCAACAGTGGCGTGGTTTCCATCTGTGGAAGATGCTTCAGTGGGAATAAGATTGCTGGTCAGTATTTTGAAATCTTTGTCAGCTTTCTAATTATCGTTCCCAATCTTCTGTCCTCTTCTTGTTATTACATCTTAAAATATATAACTTGTTATTCTTTTGTATATAGTTCTAGTGTTTTTGACAATAAAATTGATTATCTACCACATCAACTTAAGgcatttgaaattcaattgctAATGTGACTAAATTAGATAAATCTTTCTAATAGTATGTTTATGCCTGATACTGGGAGTCCAGGACAGCTGATGTATCAGACCCCAGACCCCCTTCTGAATTCTTCAAGCAAGCAGTTTATGACCACGTGCAGCTTGTGCACTCTGATGTAATCATGAGGATGTTGTCTAAATTTCAGTATGACTACCTTATGTTCTGATGGATTTCCATGAAGCTAATCTTAGTACTCCTCAATTGAAGGCTTAGTTGGGAGTATCACGCTGGCACCATCCTCCAGCTGGGAGTGTGAAAAATCTTTAAATGGAGCTATTAGGACAGACGCTGTTTTGGTGGTTGGATGGTAGTCAGAGATGGTGAAGGTTGTTTCATAGCTGGTTTTGCTGAGAGGTTTGAAGGGGCGCGACCAATATGCTGAAACAGTAGCAGCTAGAATGGTTATTGAGCTGGCAGCATACCTGCAGACTCTGTGCTTTGGTGTGGAAGGTGATGCAGTGAATACAGTTGAAGCACTCAAAAGAACTGAGGATCATTTTTCTGTTCTAGGTTCTATGGTGGCTGTATCAAGAGAGGATGAGCTTAAAGTAGATTGCTTCAAGTCTTGTATACTATTTGGGCAGTATTAGGCATTTTTATGGTTTTCCATCACTGACTGCTTATTGAAATGTTAACAAAATTCTTGTCATAAATAATGTAACATTCACAAAAGTTTGTTGTTCTTCTTCTGGGTTGCTATCATCAGTACTATCTCTTAACTTTGCTGATGGGGATGCAGATAAAACAACCTTAAATGGATAGAAACCTCGAGACCAGTCAGGAAGTGACTCCAGAGAAGGTATAAGAATGTAGTGACTGTCAGGAAGTAGAGGAGCAGTCTTGTCGTTGAGAAATGGATCGAAAAGGCAAAAGAGATCACCGGAAGGTTTAACATGGACAAGCCAGCCATGAGAGGAGCCAACACATTCATTCCCATGAGGAGTTGCTTTTGGGGCTGCGCAGATGTAGTAGTATTTTCCTTGACAGCATTCTGAAAATGGGCAGAATACTTTGTGGGGAAGACAACGAGTGGTTCATCGGACCGTGTTCTGGGTAGGCAAGGAAACTTTCTGGAGTTCAACACAGCCTAGCTTATGTCCAGCTTAGTATAGAAATGCAGTTTAGGTTTTCTGTTTTACGttcttattttttatcttttaatgTTTTCTCCTTCAACCTTAGGGGAAAAAAATGCATTGAACCAAGATCATTTCCTTTCTCTCTGTTTGGTAGAAACGAAGTTTTCATCCGAACAAAAAGCAAATGATTCCATTCAATAAGAGCACAGAGGATAGCTAGTACTCCAGTTCTACTGCTGGAGTTTCTTTAGAAGTAAACATAAAATTGCTCAAGCTTGCCAGTTACCCTCAACTAACTTGAGCTTCATAATCTGCACATGAATAATGCCTATTGCTTGTCCAAAATCCACCTACACTAGCTGTTACAACAGGAAATCAAAATACAAGGCCAAAGTAGACGAGACAATTTGTAGTCCGCGAGAGCAGAAAAGCAAAATGTCACTTTCTCACAGTTCGTCCTGCATAGCAACATGGAGATTTGCAGTGTTAATTGTACAATCCAGAACTtgcaaacaaaacaaaaaaaaaatgaaaatgaagctGATTATGATTCAAATGTGAAGGACATAATATTTCCAAAATTTATCTTAACAAAAAGTGAAGAATAATCAGAAACAACTGTCAGACAAAAACACACTAGTTCTGTTATTTGTCAGCAAGTTTTATCAAAATATTTACATATTTCAACCTTAGAAAAGATGAGGTATGCAAACTTACATGATAATCATCCATGTAGTCATGGCGATCATGCTGCAAAACAGATATACAGGAGTTATACAGATCAGATTTGACAAACAAACACAAAGAATGAACTTTTGGAAGGAACCTAATTTCCAACATGCAATAACTGGCCGATTAAACACTTTGCCAGGACTAAGCAATGTAATACACATTCTTATGTGTTTCTGTGTGTGTGCGTGCGCACGCCTGCGTGCATATTTATGTTAGTTTATCTCGAGCACGTATCTTATTAGGAATCCATGTATATCATGAAGCAGTCATAGATTTCAGCTGCTTGAAACCAAAGTATCAATGTGTGGTTCTACTAACTAAAACAAGTTAATTAATAATGGAATCCATAAAGAAGAAAGGAATGTAGTAACTTGAAGAAGATAAAGCAAAAACATATTTTAGTCCATAAGATGTCTGGTAGCATAATTGATAGAAAGAGTCTACCACAGATACATTGATAGAATAAATCTAAATTATAGTATTAACCAAAAAAAGATATGTCAGACGTTGGTAAGTAGTTCtgagaatataaaaaaaatgtttactAACCCTTCTATATCTGTCTCTGTATCGATCTTTCCGTCGATCGTGACCCCTTTCTCGTCTCCTCCTTTCACCTTCCTCTCTTGCTCTTTGAGCTTCCTGCATAAACAAGGTCACAAACAATTTAGacattgtttttctttttttaactaATGAAGGAAGACCTATCAGGAGTCAGGCCTCAACCTCTTCTTCCTTCGCTTTCCTAATTTTTTCTGCTTCCTCAAAAGCCTCCTTCTCAACctgaaattttaagaaaacaaGACAGTAAAATACTAATACCTAGACACAAATGCAGCCACTGATTGGCCAATAAGTGGAGGAACAGAGTCTCACCTCCCTATTGGACAAAACTTCCTGCACAACTTCTTTTGCATATTCTGGATCATCACATATCAAAATATTGTCATAAACAGACCCAGCTTTAACCTGCAATTGATCACAAATCATAGTAAGCTTCTAAGATATCACTATcctatatttgttaaaaaaatgaTTGCAGTGTCCAATGTTGATGTTAAAAACCAAACATCGAATgagaaggaaaatgcttgaaatATGACGCTAGAGGAACTGAACTACCATTTTACCTGCCAGACTTCAATGCCCACATATTTGATGGGCTTCAACACATACAGGTCAGGATCATCTTCAAATTCTGTTCATAAGATGTATGTAATCAGAAGCTATAAGATACTAAAAGATTGAAGTCATATAATGCTTTTTTGTGAATCATCACAAGTGCACCCGAGAATTAGAGCAAGTCTACTCATACAGTACCTGGATTATCGATCCAAGGAATCTTCCACTTCCCTTTGTAGTTAGGATTCTTTATCTTCTGCAACATGAAAAGGCAGTCTTGCTGAGAAAATACATTGATTAATAAACTCAAACCATCTGAATCAGGTAGCTCCTGACATACCTTACGCTTCCATGGTCCCTTATATGCTGGATTAGGTATCTTCGGCGGTTTCCATATGCCATCTTCCTCTTCATCCCAATGATCAGGCTGATGAAGAGAATATTAGTTTAGAACCCGAAAATCATAattctctatctctctctctctctctctcagtctCCCTCTGAGAAAGTATAATCTTGCCCTTATGTTTTGGTCTTTGGAAAACAGTCTGTAGTACGATTCTCTTCTTCTCTTCACACTAATCCCTCAGCATGGTCCAACATATTTCTACTCAAATTGCTACTTTAATACTTGATAAATTGTTATTACCATAACTTAGCATTTTAGCATGTGTAAAAAGGGGGCGTGGAGGTAAGGGAGGGGGGACAGAGAGAAAAGGAGAGTTTAATATCTGGATATTGAGATGAAGACAATTTAATCTGCCTATTTATTTCATGAACAATTATTTTTAAGAGCCCATAACACACTTAgagtacaaaaatcaagaaaaatgcaCGAAGCCAGCTAGAACACTAAAACAACCTGGGTGACACTTCTAATGGAACACAGCATGGTTAGTTGACAAAGCAAGATAAAAAGCATAACTTACCTTTACAGCATTAGGATCAGGAATTTCTCGGGGAATTGAGTCATATCCCTGCATTGCCAAGAAAATTCAGAAGTGCTTAGCTGACACACTATATGTGCAGTACGATACATAGATAAATAAATGAATTTGTGTGGCAACATAATACCTTCGGTTTCACATCATTCGGATCTTCAATATATTCTCTATCATCCCAGTCTGCAGGCTGCAAATATAAAATTAAGTTTCCACATAAGAAAGATTACCATTTATCAGAACCTATATTCTATTTGTCACTTGCATAAGAGA
Encoded proteins:
- the LOC113782658 gene encoding pentatricopeptide repeat-containing protein At5g40400, with the translated sequence MNQISKPGKSRLPYPQAIFRSKHFEPKSQNYSSSLQRVPDINKNKPISNPFYNLLPETQNPNNIVSLVCSSLKLKDDAHLSLSLLHKTMQEQGHLSHLGTQEISRILLRCQSDSSTALTFFRWVKFDLGLKLNSENCCIVVHILVWSRKFSQAMKILCELVKLDKNVSERLDVFKTLLLCTDDCNWDPVVFDMLIKAYLRMGMVKESFRVFRKMVKLNFVLSIVTINCLLNGLSKMNYGDKCWEIYGMLGRIGLHPNTCTFNILIHVVCKEGDVNKVNKFLEKMEEEGFDPDRVTYNMLMDSYSKKGRLKDAIYLYHIMFRRGVVPDLLTYTALINGFCKGGNVSVAHQLFSTMIHRGLKPDLRAFNTLLVGYCKEGMMQEARSLLHDMIGDGIHPDEFSSRMLVEGYHKQGSLISALNLVVELQRFGILVPQDVYDYLGIALCRENRPFAAKSLLERIARPSYEPNPEILCNLVSSFCRCNSLEEALDLKAQMVSKNMRLDLVSYKAIICCLCKLSRCKEAENLIKEMAESGVWPDIEICRALIKRLCQKSNFSEAEYLLRFFAEEFQVFDTGCYNELIRILCEKGDMVKLMEFQDSMIKMGFVPNGRTCKYMIDGLQRVMGMQKGSVSNGTSCTQAANMAE